A stretch of Hyalangium minutum DNA encodes these proteins:
- a CDS encoding J domain-containing protein, producing the protein MAKDLRQAAEAARLEEEARIAEEARIAAEAAQTEEARLLEEQRQAKQARLFEKARRAAEAARIEQEALSEEASPPVDPFQDEESRREEERRRSKEARLAEKARRAAEEARLAQQDSSPADTSLSEQERQVEEVHLEDAALLMEEARRSEEARLAEDGQLVEEARRAEEARLAEELRQAAEARQAAEAIRWEDAIPQELPQPSTEPFEDEEARREEERRRAKEARLAERARRIAEAAQLEDAAPPADPTPVAESMADFSWSDAIPQAGSEPQDLVLSDNKEALRQAWQQADAELLQEVEEARRRAITDPIDPWLAEERILAPKASTVATSAQTSPAPTPSPAAGALVDAEPVSELDLVQDMWSDLVPENESAASAVPAPPSTPVPPATVAAPPRMTARAPAAAPAPRPPAPAEENDLWRIVTFDTAEDATHFSASFEAALDKVDAHLESLIQPEPPASGANVGEPPAVAVAQAPAPAPLSPSGFVTPAGDKAAATGQTAQNTSSGGALDDELEGLDDFGDLDAWDFNEDDVAGDPNSEEAKLRRQRLLRRAMENMGTLGARPEAPVGAVAVTPAAAESAPASAPAAAGAAPLGAEDSGLAQHIEQRYAEIQNKRDHFAILGITPETPRDQVKAAFLSLAKVFHPDRLPASLPHLAPKITSVFEAIREAYEILYDETKRAAYLEGLKKAAAPKVPAHASASGMSPTGRGTAATNPGDLFKMGEVFFRKRDFAAAADHFERAYALEPKALYQAALAWTLYMDPQRKAEVLKAKQMMVDAIKADAACDRAHYQLGVIARVEGDMDRAERHFRDAVKANPKHLEANQELRLIEMRKKNTPPPKKGFFR; encoded by the coding sequence TTGGCGAAGGATCTGCGCCAGGCCGCGGAGGCTGCCCGGCTCGAAGAGGAAGCCCGCATCGCCGAGGAGGCCCGCATCGCCGCCGAGGCCGCCCAGACCGAGGAAGCCCGTCTCCTCGAGGAGCAGCGTCAGGCCAAGCAGGCGCGGCTCTTCGAGAAGGCGCGCCGTGCCGCCGAGGCCGCCCGGATCGAGCAGGAGGCCCTCTCGGAAGAAGCCTCGCCCCCTGTCGACCCCTTCCAGGACGAAGAGTCCCGCCGAGAGGAAGAGCGCCGTCGCTCCAAGGAGGCCCGGCTGGCCGAAAAGGCACGCCGTGCCGCCGAAGAGGCCCGCCTCGCCCAGCAGGACTCCAGCCCTGCGGACACCTCGCTCTCCGAACAGGAGCGCCAAGTCGAAGAGGTCCATCTGGAGGACGCGGCCCTCTTGATGGAGGAGGCCCGCCGGAGCGAAGAGGCTCGGCTGGCCGAAGACGGCCAGCTCGTGGAGGAAGCCCGGCGCGCGGAGGAGGCCCGCCTGGCCGAAGAGCTTCGCCAAGCCGCCGAGGCCCGCCAAGCCGCCGAAGCCATCCGCTGGGAAGATGCCATCCCGCAGGAACTGCCCCAGCCGTCCACCGAGCCCTTCGAGGACGAAGAGGCCCGCCGCGAAGAGGAGCGCCGTCGCGCCAAGGAGGCCCGTCTGGCGGAGAGGGCCCGTCGGATCGCCGAGGCCGCACAACTCGAAGACGCAGCGCCGCCCGCGGACCCCACTCCCGTGGCGGAGTCCATGGCCGACTTCTCCTGGTCCGACGCCATCCCTCAGGCCGGGTCCGAGCCGCAGGATCTGGTGCTCTCGGACAATAAAGAGGCACTGCGTCAGGCATGGCAGCAGGCGGATGCCGAACTCCTCCAAGAAGTGGAAGAGGCCCGGCGCCGCGCCATCACCGATCCGATCGATCCCTGGCTCGCCGAGGAGCGCATCCTGGCCCCCAAGGCCTCCACGGTCGCCACCTCCGCGCAGACCTCACCGGCCCCCACGCCCAGCCCGGCTGCCGGGGCGCTCGTGGATGCAGAGCCCGTGTCGGAGCTCGATCTGGTGCAGGACATGTGGAGCGACCTCGTCCCCGAGAACGAGTCCGCCGCCTCGGCCGTGCCTGCCCCGCCCTCCACTCCGGTGCCGCCCGCCACCGTGGCCGCACCGCCTCGGATGACAGCTCGGGCCCCTGCCGCGGCTCCCGCTCCGCGTCCCCCGGCCCCTGCGGAGGAGAACGATCTCTGGCGCATCGTCACCTTCGACACCGCCGAGGACGCCACCCACTTCTCCGCCTCCTTCGAGGCCGCGCTGGACAAGGTGGATGCTCACCTCGAGTCGCTCATCCAGCCGGAGCCTCCCGCCAGTGGGGCCAATGTGGGAGAACCTCCTGCGGTGGCTGTTGCCCAGGCTCCGGCGCCTGCTCCGTTGTCCCCAAGCGGTTTCGTAACCCCTGCTGGTGACAAGGCCGCGGCAACTGGCCAGACTGCGCAGAACACCTCATCAGGTGGGGCCCTGGACGATGAACTCGAGGGGCTGGATGATTTCGGCGATCTAGACGCGTGGGATTTCAACGAGGACGACGTGGCGGGAGATCCCAATTCTGAGGAAGCCAAGTTGCGGCGCCAGCGCCTGCTGCGTCGTGCCATGGAGAACATGGGAACGCTGGGCGCTCGGCCGGAGGCTCCGGTCGGCGCGGTAGCGGTCACTCCCGCCGCGGCCGAGTCTGCGCCTGCGTCGGCCCCAGCCGCGGCGGGAGCGGCTCCGCTCGGGGCCGAGGACTCGGGCTTGGCGCAGCACATCGAGCAGCGCTACGCGGAGATCCAGAACAAGCGGGACCACTTCGCCATCCTGGGCATCACGCCGGAGACCCCGCGGGATCAAGTGAAGGCGGCCTTCCTCAGCCTGGCCAAGGTGTTCCACCCGGATCGCTTGCCTGCCTCGCTGCCGCACCTGGCGCCGAAGATCACCTCGGTCTTCGAGGCCATCCGCGAGGCCTACGAGATCCTCTACGACGAGACCAAGCGCGCCGCATACCTGGAGGGCCTCAAGAAGGCGGCGGCCCCCAAGGTCCCCGCGCACGCGTCGGCGTCCGGGATGAGCCCGACGGGCCGAGGCACCGCGGCCACCAACCCGGGGGACCTCTTCAAGATGGGCGAGGTCTTCTTCCGCAAGCGGGACTTCGCCGCAGCCGCGGATCACTTCGAGCGCGCCTACGCGCTGGAGCCCAAGGCGCTCTACCAGGCGGCGCTGGCGTGGACCCTCTACATGGATCCGCAGCGCAAGGCGGAGGTCCTCAAGGCCAAGCAGATGATGGTGGACGCCATCAAGGCGGACGCCGCGTGCGACCGGGCGCATTACCAGCTCGGGGTGATCGCCCGCGTGGAAGGGGACATGGATCGGGCCGAGCGCCATTTCCGCGACGCCGTCAAGGCCAACCCCAAGCACCTGGAGGCCAATCAGGAACTGCGCCTCATCGAGATGCGGAAGAAGAACACCCCTCCTCCCAAGAAGGGTTTCTTCCGCTGA
- a CDS encoding response regulator: MAKQHLLLVDGDAKSLRVMEVSLKKAGFSVTTAIHGKDAVEKVQISPPDLVLADTKMPEMDGFELCKTLKTDERFKHIPFVFLTNQKSVEFKVRGLELGGDDYLTKPIYIKEIVTRVKMILQKAEKERIEKRETTKGGFGGSLADMGVVDLVQTFEIGRKTGTINIQGDRVGAIYFKEGRVIDAELGRLKGENAFYRMLNTFEGQFEVQFTPLDRPERIEVSTQGLLMEGMRRLDEWGRMLEQLPPLETVFEIDYHQLAERLSEIPDEVNGLLRLFDGKRTLSRVVEDSDFEDLAALGIISKLYFEGLIRELGNVPQEPIQSGKPGIEEWLHAAAPPVPPAPPVPVPAPTSSEPVEDPAKATAAVPPPPPISAVAPLPPAEAKQPQPPPAPAQAAPPEPPPAPVQAATPEPAASPPSAAPQPANVVVFQPKPKRPYNAPTMEMPTVAPVPPPTAEGSSFLVEPPPAHRAQEHARRSLLLDWSRVDTDGLGSASTWSPARPSAGQSAAAPASSPLPAPEPVPSTASEASAPEASAPSGPSKPPIFGGAAVGPDPFPPVPPPAPAPPSDEVTLVAGLSPVTAPPPPSPAEPEPPAQLALPPYPGHGAPEQASKSKPKDKPKDKDKDKAADAPSSPPTLTPVAAPAETQKPQREDPPLPTLDFKTEPAPKPAPKKPEPAAKKPEPAPAPKPKKEDIDEAALANAVKPKRTGLFIGLGVVAVIAVAAVVMGTRGSGTTEQPEKPAQPDSQSAGTEPGTPKPPEAVVTPTPGQETPKPPDTATPPPATPQDTGKPTVAETPATPDSDEPDPTEATPTDITKPVDPEAVYATSIKQARAAVVKGRYGSAVQNYRKALKAKPGSSEAKEGLGFSLVMGSTSDSAYKEAARLLQDVVKDGEAPGRTWFALGMALQVTKQDKQAVQAYKKYLVLEPSGKFAPDVRLALKQLGSN; encoded by the coding sequence GTGGCCAAGCAGCACCTGCTCCTGGTCGATGGTGACGCGAAGAGCCTTCGCGTGATGGAAGTCAGCCTGAAGAAGGCGGGCTTCTCCGTCACGACCGCCATCCATGGCAAGGACGCCGTGGAGAAGGTCCAGATCAGCCCGCCGGATCTCGTGTTGGCCGACACGAAGATGCCGGAGATGGATGGTTTCGAGCTGTGCAAGACGCTCAAGACGGACGAGCGCTTCAAGCACATCCCCTTCGTCTTCCTGACGAACCAGAAGTCGGTCGAGTTCAAGGTGCGCGGCCTGGAGCTCGGGGGCGACGACTACCTGACGAAGCCCATCTACATCAAAGAGATCGTCACCCGCGTGAAGATGATCCTCCAGAAGGCGGAGAAGGAGAGGATCGAGAAGCGGGAGACGACCAAGGGCGGCTTCGGCGGCAGCCTGGCCGACATGGGCGTGGTGGATCTGGTCCAGACGTTCGAGATCGGCCGCAAGACGGGCACCATCAACATCCAGGGTGACCGCGTCGGTGCCATCTACTTCAAGGAGGGCCGCGTCATCGACGCGGAGCTGGGGCGCCTCAAGGGCGAGAACGCGTTCTACCGGATGCTGAACACGTTCGAGGGCCAGTTCGAGGTGCAGTTCACCCCGCTGGACCGGCCCGAGCGCATCGAGGTCTCCACCCAGGGCCTGCTCATGGAGGGCATGCGCCGGCTGGACGAGTGGGGCCGCATGCTCGAGCAGCTGCCGCCGCTCGAGACGGTATTCGAGATTGATTACCACCAGCTGGCCGAGCGCCTGTCGGAGATCCCCGACGAGGTCAACGGGCTGCTGCGCCTGTTCGACGGCAAGCGCACGCTGAGCCGCGTGGTGGAGGACTCGGACTTCGAAGACTTGGCCGCGCTGGGCATCATCAGCAAGCTCTACTTCGAGGGGCTGATCCGCGAGCTGGGCAACGTGCCGCAGGAGCCCATCCAGAGCGGCAAGCCCGGCATCGAGGAGTGGCTCCACGCGGCCGCGCCGCCGGTGCCTCCCGCGCCGCCGGTACCGGTGCCCGCGCCGACCTCGAGCGAGCCCGTGGAGGATCCCGCGAAGGCCACGGCCGCTGTGCCGCCGCCTCCGCCCATTTCCGCAGTGGCGCCGCTGCCTCCTGCCGAGGCGAAGCAGCCCCAGCCTCCGCCCGCGCCCGCGCAGGCCGCCCCGCCGGAGCCTCCGCCCGCGCCCGTGCAGGCTGCCACACCGGAGCCCGCCGCGAGCCCGCCGTCGGCCGCGCCGCAGCCGGCGAACGTGGTGGTGTTCCAGCCCAAGCCCAAGCGTCCGTACAACGCGCCGACGATGGAGATGCCGACGGTGGCCCCGGTGCCGCCGCCTACGGCCGAGGGCTCTTCCTTCCTCGTGGAGCCTCCGCCCGCGCACCGCGCCCAGGAGCACGCGCGCCGCAGCCTGCTGCTGGACTGGAGCCGAGTGGACACGGATGGCCTGGGCTCGGCGAGCACCTGGTCTCCCGCCCGGCCCTCTGCGGGGCAGAGTGCCGCAGCGCCTGCGTCCTCGCCCCTGCCTGCGCCCGAGCCCGTTCCCAGCACCGCCTCGGAAGCCTCGGCGCCGGAGGCCTCGGCGCCGAGTGGCCCGTCCAAGCCGCCGATCTTCGGTGGGGCCGCGGTGGGGCCGGACCCGTTTCCGCCCGTGCCGCCTCCCGCGCCCGCGCCGCCCTCGGACGAGGTGACGCTGGTGGCGGGACTGTCGCCGGTGACGGCGCCTCCGCCTCCGAGCCCGGCCGAGCCGGAGCCTCCCGCGCAGCTCGCGCTCCCGCCGTATCCGGGGCATGGCGCGCCGGAGCAGGCGTCCAAGTCCAAGCCCAAGGACAAGCCCAAGGACAAGGACAAGGACAAGGCCGCCGATGCGCCTTCGTCCCCGCCGACGCTCACGCCCGTGGCGGCGCCGGCCGAGACCCAGAAGCCGCAGCGCGAGGATCCGCCGCTGCCCACGCTGGACTTCAAGACAGAGCCGGCCCCCAAGCCCGCGCCCAAGAAGCCGGAGCCAGCGGCCAAGAAGCCAGAGCCAGCGCCTGCTCCGAAGCCGAAGAAGGAAGACATCGACGAGGCGGCGCTCGCCAATGCGGTGAAGCCGAAGCGCACGGGCCTGTTCATTGGCCTGGGCGTGGTGGCGGTCATTGCCGTCGCCGCGGTGGTGATGGGGACGCGGGGTTCGGGCACGACGGAGCAGCCGGAGAAGCCTGCGCAGCCGGATTCTCAGTCGGCTGGGACCGAGCCGGGCACGCCCAAGCCTCCGGAGGCAGTCGTGACGCCGACGCCGGGGCAGGAGACGCCCAAGCCTCCGGACACGGCCACCCCGCCGCCGGCGACGCCCCAGGACACGGGCAAGCCGACGGTGGCGGAGACGCCGGCGACGCCCGATTCCGACGAGCCTGATCCCACTGAGGCCACGCCGACGGACATCACGAAGCCGGTGGATCCGGAGGCCGTGTACGCCACCTCCATCAAGCAGGCGAGGGCGGCTGTGGTGAAGGGGCGCTATGGGTCGGCTGTGCAGAACTACCGCAAGGCCCTGAAGGCGAAGCCGGGCTCGAGCGAGGCCAAGGAAGGCCTGGGCTTCTCCCTGGTGATGGGGAGCACGAGCGACTCGGCGTACAAGGAAGCGGCCCGGCTGCTGCAGGACGTGGTGAAGGATGGGGAGGCGCCGGGCCGGACCTGGTTCGCGCTGGGCATGGCGCTCCAGGTGACGAAGCAGGATAAGCAAGCGGTCCAGGCTTATAAGAAGTACCTTGTGCTGGAGCCTTCCGGGAAGTTCGCCCCCGACGTTCGCCTTGCGCTGAAGCAGCTGGGCAGCAACTAG
- the tsaD gene encoding tRNA (adenosine(37)-N6)-threonylcarbamoyltransferase complex transferase subunit TsaD — MLVLGLETSCDETAAALVEDGRRVLSDVVSTQVDIHRRWGGVVPELASRNHIVQVMPVLHEALTRAGRTLDDVDLIAVTSGPGLIGALLVGVQVAKSLSLATGKPFVGANHLEGHLLAIRLLEDAPEPPFLGLVVSGGHTSLYEVQDYGRYRLVGSTRDDAAGEAYDKTARILGLPYPGGLPIDQLAQKGNPEAIHFPRALPQPDTFDVSFSGLKTAVLNHVRKHGVPEGQALADLCASFQEAVADALSKKFVAAARRLGLKRLVVCGGVAANSRLRSLCLERAEDRGLKLYLPPVRLCTDNGAMIAVAGYEAWRRGLRGDFKLAADPAWRM; from the coding sequence TTGCTCGTCCTTGGATTGGAAACCAGCTGTGATGAGACCGCCGCCGCCCTCGTGGAAGACGGGCGGCGAGTGCTCTCGGATGTCGTCTCCACCCAGGTGGATATCCACCGGCGCTGGGGCGGAGTGGTGCCGGAGCTCGCCAGCCGCAACCACATCGTCCAGGTGATGCCGGTGCTCCACGAGGCGCTGACGCGCGCGGGCCGGACGCTGGACGACGTGGATCTGATTGCCGTCACCTCGGGGCCGGGGCTGATTGGTGCGCTGCTGGTGGGCGTGCAGGTGGCCAAGTCGCTGAGCCTGGCCACGGGCAAACCGTTCGTGGGAGCCAACCACCTGGAGGGCCACCTGCTGGCCATCCGGCTGCTGGAGGATGCGCCCGAGCCGCCGTTCCTCGGGCTGGTGGTCTCTGGCGGGCACACGAGCCTGTACGAGGTGCAGGACTACGGGCGCTACCGGCTGGTGGGCAGCACGCGCGACGACGCGGCGGGAGAGGCCTACGACAAGACGGCGCGCATCCTGGGGCTACCGTACCCGGGTGGACTGCCGATTGACCAACTGGCGCAGAAGGGAAACCCGGAGGCCATCCACTTCCCGCGAGCGTTGCCGCAGCCGGACACGTTTGACGTGTCGTTCTCGGGGCTGAAGACGGCGGTGCTGAACCACGTGCGCAAGCACGGTGTGCCAGAGGGGCAGGCGCTGGCGGATCTGTGCGCCTCGTTCCAGGAGGCGGTGGCGGACGCGCTGTCGAAGAAGTTCGTGGCAGCGGCGCGGCGGCTGGGGCTGAAGCGGCTGGTGGTGTGCGGCGGCGTGGCGGCGAACTCGCGGTTGCGCTCGTTGTGCCTGGAGCGGGCGGAGGATCGGGGATTGAAGCTCTACCTGCCACCGGTGAGGCTGTGCACGGACAACGGAGCGATGATCGCGGTGGCCGGGTACGAGGCCTGGCGCCGGGGTCTGCGTGGGGACTTCAAGCTCGCCGCGGATCCGGCGTGGCGGATGTAA
- the rsmA gene encoding 16S rRNA (adenine(1518)-N(6)/adenine(1519)-N(6))-dimethyltransferase RsmA, protein METPRDILKRHGLHAKYSWGQNFLGDESSLRDIAGALELRDGEPVVELGPGLGHLTRFLAATGAKVTAVEKDRDMIAVLEKEAIPGVKVVSGNAATVNFAEAAGVPQVAVVGNLPYHLTSSILFQVLEQRAQVSRAVFTLQKEVVERLAAEPGTRDYGLLTVLLGLYFDIEHLFTLDAHLFHPPPKVDSAVVRLTRLKEPRASVVDGERFIRLVKAAFAQRRKTLLNSLKSDRSLASPEQYAKALETAGIDPMRRAETLTSQEFAALERALGPVNA, encoded by the coding sequence GTGGAGACGCCGAGAGACATCCTCAAGCGCCATGGGCTGCACGCGAAGTACAGCTGGGGGCAGAACTTCCTGGGAGATGAGTCCTCGCTCCGAGACATTGCGGGCGCGCTGGAGCTGCGCGACGGCGAGCCCGTGGTGGAGCTGGGGCCGGGGCTGGGGCACCTGACGCGCTTCCTGGCGGCGACGGGGGCGAAGGTGACGGCGGTGGAGAAGGACCGGGACATGATCGCCGTGCTGGAGAAGGAGGCGATCCCGGGGGTGAAGGTGGTGTCGGGGAACGCGGCCACGGTGAACTTCGCGGAGGCTGCGGGGGTGCCCCAGGTGGCGGTGGTGGGCAACCTGCCGTACCACCTGACGAGCTCGATCCTCTTCCAGGTACTGGAGCAGCGCGCGCAGGTGTCGCGGGCGGTGTTCACGCTGCAGAAGGAAGTGGTGGAGCGGCTGGCGGCGGAGCCGGGGACGCGGGACTACGGGCTGCTGACGGTGTTGCTGGGCTTGTACTTCGACATCGAGCACCTGTTCACGTTGGACGCGCACCTGTTCCACCCGCCGCCGAAGGTGGACTCGGCGGTGGTGCGGCTGACGCGGCTGAAGGAGCCGCGCGCGTCGGTGGTGGACGGGGAGCGCTTCATCCGGCTGGTGAAGGCGGCGTTCGCGCAGCGGCGCAAGACGCTGCTGAACTCGCTCAAGTCGGACCGCTCGCTGGCCTCGCCCGAGCAGTACGCGAAGGCGCTGGAGACCGCTGGCATCGACCCCATGCGTCGCGCCGAGACACTCACGTCTCAGGAGTTCGCCGCACTGGAGCGCGCCCTGGGGCCTGTGAACGCGTAG